In Kangiella koreensis DSM 16069, a single window of DNA contains:
- a CDS encoding ZIP family metal transporter, with product MMTAVGAIGVYFVRTLSPKVEDSMLSFAAGIMLAASIFSLIIPAINYGEIHFSSKDYAVAWVVFAIMCGAIALYLIHQYVPHEHFQAGHEGPDTEKLSRIWLFIIAITLHNFPEGMAVGVGFAGEDINNGYNLAIGIGIQNIPEGLAVALSLLSVGYTKHTSFFIAFVTGLAEPIGGFIGTLASTFSGIFLPFSLAFAAGAMLFIISNEIIPETHRGEFASRATFALLIGFGLMMYLDATLG from the coding sequence ATGATGACCGCGGTAGGTGCTATAGGCGTTTACTTTGTGCGGACACTCTCACCGAAGGTTGAAGACTCCATGCTCAGTTTTGCAGCAGGGATCATGCTGGCAGCCTCCATATTTTCACTGATCATCCCTGCAATTAATTATGGTGAAATCCATTTTTCCAGCAAAGACTATGCGGTCGCCTGGGTGGTTTTCGCCATTATGTGTGGCGCAATAGCCCTATACTTGATTCACCAATACGTTCCCCATGAACACTTTCAGGCCGGTCATGAAGGCCCCGACACTGAAAAACTAAGCCGCATCTGGTTGTTTATCATCGCCATCACACTACACAACTTTCCAGAAGGAATGGCCGTTGGCGTAGGGTTCGCCGGCGAAGATATTAACAATGGCTACAACCTCGCCATTGGGATCGGCATACAAAATATCCCCGAAGGACTCGCCGTCGCCCTATCACTCCTATCCGTCGGCTACACGAAACACACCAGCTTCTTCATCGCCTTTGTCACAGGACTTGCCGAACCCATCGGCGGTTTTATTGGCACCCTCGCCTCAACCTTCTCAGGCATCTTCCTACCCTTCTCACTCGCCTTCGCTGCAGGAGCTATGCTATTCATCATCAGCAACGAAATCATCCCCGAAACCCACCGCGGAGAATTCGCCAGCCGTGCGACTTTCGCACTACTGATTGGCTTTGGCCTGATGATGTATCTAGATGCGACATTGGGGTGA
- a CDS encoding type 1 periplasmic-binding domain-containing protein → MEKSPLKDMPWFYTVSLIIGLLLLGPFAVAEHPTRKVISVDVLGPYSSPQEQELLFSLKQNLLDKYDIGLKQNLLFWQKQPNWASYISNTEADYIITVGQEALDRVMSVQTDRPIIALMNTADSIEILRQNPHDGFYAITHEQPLVRYFALIKSLNIYQAQTASFFSDQNSYLKTRYQQLSRFFNLPYKPLVVNPQLKTLDAINQLISCCRIMLHDTDRIYPPGRSRKSLLVNSFRHRLIVIGNSQNMLQEGAMLALFSKPYTIGEQTADLIYQIEKNQVKERYQYPDKFVLDANRRIAKLLGFSELTLGELIGQIETLENVYHEMEQ, encoded by the coding sequence TTGGAGAAATCACCTTTGAAAGACATGCCGTGGTTCTACACAGTGTCATTGATTATAGGCCTGCTATTGCTCGGGCCGTTTGCTGTGGCTGAACACCCTACACGCAAGGTCATTTCAGTGGATGTTTTAGGCCCTTACTCAAGCCCACAAGAGCAAGAACTACTGTTTAGCCTTAAGCAAAACCTGCTTGATAAATACGATATTGGACTCAAGCAAAATCTGCTGTTCTGGCAAAAGCAACCTAATTGGGCGAGCTACATAAGTAATACAGAGGCGGATTATATTATTACTGTTGGGCAGGAAGCCCTAGACCGAGTTATGAGTGTACAAACAGATCGTCCGATTATTGCTCTGATGAATACAGCGGATAGCATCGAAATACTACGCCAAAATCCGCATGATGGGTTTTATGCCATAACGCATGAACAACCACTCGTTCGTTATTTTGCCTTAATTAAGAGCCTTAACATTTATCAAGCACAAACGGCATCCTTTTTTAGTGACCAAAATAGCTACCTGAAGACACGCTACCAGCAATTATCTCGCTTCTTTAATTTACCCTACAAACCACTAGTGGTTAATCCGCAATTAAAAACGCTGGATGCCATTAATCAATTGATCAGCTGTTGCCGTATTATGCTGCATGATACTGATAGGATTTATCCGCCTGGTCGCTCGCGAAAATCCCTGCTGGTCAATAGCTTTCGCCACCGATTGATAGTGATAGGAAACTCGCAGAATATGTTGCAGGAAGGCGCGATGCTGGCATTATTTAGCAAGCCCTATACAATAGGCGAGCAAACGGCTGATTTAATTTATCAGATCGAGAAGAATCAAGTTAAAGAGCGATATCAATATCCAGATAAGTTCGTGTTAGATGCTAATCGTCGGATTGCCAAGTTACTCGGTTTTTCAGAATTGACTTTAGGTGAGTTAATTGGTCAGATCGAAACATTAGAAAATGTATATCACGAGATGGAACAATAG
- the relA gene encoding GTP diphosphokinase, with protein sequence MKRKDHDIFELVESSQFSFEQWLELNQLTLDGKPKSKMAKAVTMAEQNVSVTPVLKLNTLAAGLELAEVLTHFNADPDTLTAAILLPSVIAGSVKIETIKDKVGSTIAGLVEGAGQMEAMRSLQQETGAENDQQQVESLRKMLLGMVNDARVVLLKLADRVVSLRHIKDTNRETQLTFARETKNIFAPLANRLGIGQLKWELEDLSFRYLEPEAYLSIAKNLKEKRVDRERYIDDVTQLLEEKLKEENIKGEVSGRVKHIYSIWKKMTRKKVGFEEIYDVRAVRILVERVQDCYGALGIVHGEWQHIPKEFDDYVATPKENGYRSIHTAVVGPEGKILEIQIRTFQMHEESEKGIAAHWAYKEGANLAKVGVDDKIAWMRQLLEWQSELADVNADELMHEFQSSVSEDRVFVFTPQGKVIDLPAGSTPIDFAYRIHSSIGHRCVGAKINGRIVPLTYQVQTGEVIDIMTQKEESPSRDWLIPHNGYINSSRTRHKIQQFFNKLDQEDNANAGRLLLEKELARNHLANVPHQELAQKLHLASDVEMYTKIGTGNMGITQAINRAKELLEAKQPQRDIKPVLRKKSKRKSFSDVSVSGVGDLLTSIAKCCKPVPGEDIIGYVTQGRGIVIHLKDCTHAKKALRDKPERIIPVQWEAESTNAYAVDLVITAMDRKSLLKDITTILANENAGVTDLSTSKRGEQVQINIEVELSQLEDLQRVITLLKQLPNIFKVERRRG encoded by the coding sequence ATGAAACGTAAAGATCACGATATATTTGAGCTGGTTGAGAGTTCTCAGTTTTCGTTTGAGCAATGGCTTGAGTTGAATCAGCTGACCCTTGACGGTAAGCCGAAGTCTAAGATGGCTAAGGCGGTGACGATGGCTGAGCAGAATGTATCGGTGACTCCTGTTTTAAAGCTCAATACGTTAGCTGCTGGTCTTGAACTGGCTGAGGTGTTGACGCATTTCAATGCGGACCCAGATACTTTGACTGCGGCGATTTTATTGCCGTCTGTGATTGCCGGTTCAGTCAAAATTGAGACTATTAAGGATAAAGTAGGCTCCACCATTGCTGGTCTTGTGGAAGGTGCTGGCCAGATGGAGGCTATGCGTAGTTTGCAACAGGAAACCGGGGCTGAGAATGACCAGCAGCAGGTAGAAAGTCTGCGTAAGATGCTGCTTGGAATGGTCAATGATGCGCGAGTAGTATTGTTAAAGCTGGCTGACCGGGTCGTCTCTCTTCGTCATATCAAAGATACTAATCGTGAAACGCAGCTGACCTTTGCTCGGGAAACTAAAAACATTTTTGCACCACTGGCCAATCGCTTGGGTATTGGTCAGCTTAAGTGGGAACTGGAGGATTTGTCTTTCCGTTATCTTGAGCCAGAAGCTTATTTATCGATAGCCAAAAACTTAAAAGAAAAACGGGTTGATCGCGAACGCTATATTGATGATGTCACTCAGTTGCTTGAGGAAAAACTTAAAGAAGAGAATATCAAAGGCGAAGTCAGTGGTCGTGTAAAACATATTTACAGCATCTGGAAGAAAATGACTCGAAAGAAGGTTGGCTTTGAGGAAATTTATGATGTGCGTGCGGTAAGAATTCTGGTTGAGCGCGTGCAGGACTGTTATGGCGCTCTCGGTATTGTGCATGGCGAATGGCAGCATATTCCGAAAGAGTTTGATGATTATGTTGCAACTCCAAAAGAAAATGGCTATCGCTCAATTCATACTGCGGTAGTTGGGCCTGAAGGTAAAATTTTAGAGATTCAGATTCGTACTTTCCAGATGCATGAGGAATCGGAAAAAGGCATTGCTGCGCACTGGGCTTATAAAGAAGGCGCCAATTTAGCTAAAGTGGGTGTGGACGATAAGATTGCCTGGATGCGTCAACTGTTAGAGTGGCAAAGTGAACTGGCGGACGTTAATGCCGATGAGTTGATGCATGAGTTCCAGAGTTCGGTGTCAGAAGATCGTGTGTTTGTATTTACGCCACAAGGAAAGGTGATCGATTTACCGGCAGGCAGCACGCCCATCGATTTTGCTTATCGCATTCATAGTTCGATAGGTCATCGATGCGTTGGCGCTAAAATTAATGGACGAATCGTACCATTAACCTATCAGGTGCAGACCGGCGAAGTGATTGACATCATGACGCAAAAAGAAGAGTCGCCCAGTCGCGACTGGTTGATCCCACACAATGGCTATATCAATAGCAGTCGTACACGACATAAAATTCAGCAGTTTTTTAACAAGCTGGATCAAGAAGATAATGCCAATGCGGGCCGTCTACTTTTGGAAAAAGAATTAGCGCGTAATCACTTGGCCAATGTGCCGCATCAAGAGCTGGCTCAAAAATTGCATTTAGCCAGTGATGTGGAAATGTACACTAAGATCGGCACAGGCAATATGGGTATTACGCAGGCTATCAATCGTGCTAAAGAGTTGCTTGAAGCAAAGCAACCGCAACGTGACATCAAGCCGGTTCTGCGCAAGAAATCAAAGCGTAAATCTTTCAGTGATGTGTCGGTGTCAGGGGTTGGTGACTTGCTGACCAGTATTGCCAAATGCTGTAAACCGGTGCCGGGTGAAGACATTATTGGTTATGTCACTCAAGGCCGCGGCATTGTGATTCACCTGAAAGACTGTACTCACGCCAAGAAAGCGCTGCGTGACAAACCTGAGCGAATTATTCCGGTCCAGTGGGAGGCTGAATCAACCAATGCTTATGCGGTGGATTTAGTGATCACCGCCATGGACCGAAAAAGCTTGCTCAAAGATATCACAACAATTCTTGCCAATGAGAACGCTGGTGTAACTGACTTATCCACCAGCAAGCGTGGAGAGCAGGTTCAGATCAACATCGAAGTTGAGCTATCACAGCTTGAAGATTTGCAGCGTGTCATTACACTGCTCAAGCAACTGCCCAATATTTTCAAAGTCGAACGCCGACGTGGATAA
- a CDS encoding DUF5362 family protein, with protein sequence MDIRQLSSSLYSAKGWMKLTAVLLFVQGVFTALSIIGIVVAWLPIWMGVLLFQAAGAIERAYNSEDEMALAESLGKLKTYFIIMGVLSLIAVIFVVLAFMLGFLGAITSNMAF encoded by the coding sequence ATGGATATAAGACAACTAAGTAGTAGTTTGTACTCAGCTAAAGGCTGGATGAAGTTGACAGCAGTATTGTTGTTCGTTCAGGGGGTTTTTACAGCATTGAGTATTATTGGCATAGTCGTGGCTTGGCTGCCTATTTGGATGGGGGTTCTTTTATTCCAGGCTGCTGGCGCAATTGAAAGAGCTTATAACTCAGAAGATGAAATGGCATTGGCAGAGTCTTTAGGAAAGCTTAAGACTTACTTCATTATTATGGGTGTTCTTTCTTTGATTGCTGTTATATTTGTTGTGCTTGCATTTATGCTTGGATTCTTGGGTGCCATTACAAGCAATATGGCATTCTAA
- a CDS encoding 3'-5' exonuclease, protein MNIFVFDIETIPDIETGRLLNEFEGLSDEDVVTAMEHLRYQQTGNTFQPLYLQKVVAISAVFRHGDKLTVWSLGDEQADEKEIIQRFFDGIDRFTPTIVSWNGSGFDLPVLHYRAMKHNIAAPKYWDTGEMDSQFKWNNYISRYHSRHLDLMDVIASYNPRANAPLDKIASMLGYPGKMGMSGAKVWETFHQGNLKAIRDYCETDVLNTYLVYLRFEVMRGNLSQQDLEAEEQKLKEYLTSEDQPHFNEFLEAWS, encoded by the coding sequence ATGAATATATTTGTATTTGATATTGAAACGATTCCCGACATTGAAACAGGTCGTTTACTCAATGAGTTTGAGGGCTTGTCCGATGAAGATGTGGTCACTGCCATGGAGCATTTGCGCTATCAGCAAACCGGCAATACCTTCCAGCCTTTGTACTTGCAAAAAGTGGTTGCGATTTCAGCAGTATTTCGTCATGGCGATAAGCTAACGGTCTGGTCTCTGGGCGACGAGCAGGCGGATGAGAAAGAAATCATTCAACGCTTTTTCGATGGAATTGACCGTTTCACGCCAACCATCGTTTCATGGAACGGCTCAGGCTTCGATCTACCGGTTTTGCACTATCGCGCCATGAAACATAATATCGCCGCGCCAAAATACTGGGATACTGGCGAAATGGACAGTCAGTTCAAGTGGAACAACTATATTAGCCGTTACCATAGCCGCCATCTGGATTTAATGGATGTGATTGCCAGCTATAATCCACGCGCCAACGCACCCCTCGATAAAATCGCCAGCATGCTGGGCTATCCCGGCAAAATGGGCATGAGCGGCGCCAAAGTGTGGGAAACCTTCCATCAGGGCAATCTCAAGGCGATCCGCGATTACTGCGAAACTGATGTTCTCAATACTTATCTGGTGTATCTGCGCTTTGAAGTGATGCGCGGTAATTTAAGCCAGCAAGATCTGGAAGCAGAAGAGCAAAAGTTAAAAGAGTATTTAACCAGCGAAGACCAACCACACTTTAATGAATTCCTCGAAGCCTGGTCATAA
- the kdsA gene encoding 3-deoxy-8-phosphooctulonate synthase — translation MKLLDWEVGLDKPFFLICGPCVIESEQLAIDTAGFMKEMTDRLGIPYIYKSSFDKANRSSSKSFRGPGLEEGLRILQKVKDQVGVPVLTDVHEDTPMQEVADVVDVMQTPAFLCRQTNFIRKVCEPGIPVNIKKGQFLSPWDMKNVVDKARETGNQNIMVCERGVSFGYNNLVSDMRSLSIMRETGCPIVYDATHSAQLPGGQGSTSGGLRDVIPVLARAAIAAGVSGVFMESHPNPEVAKCDGPNSFPMYRIEEMLRVMKELDDVVKKAGYIEDSIHEFGKGDLL, via the coding sequence ATGAAACTACTGGATTGGGAAGTTGGTCTGGATAAACCGTTTTTCTTGATTTGTGGCCCCTGTGTTATTGAAAGCGAACAATTGGCGATTGATACTGCGGGCTTCATGAAGGAAATGACTGACAGACTGGGTATTCCCTATATTTACAAGTCGTCGTTTGATAAGGCGAACCGCTCTTCCAGTAAAAGTTTCCGTGGGCCTGGTTTGGAAGAAGGTTTGCGCATTCTGCAAAAAGTTAAAGATCAGGTGGGTGTTCCGGTCTTAACCGATGTCCACGAAGACACTCCGATGCAAGAAGTGGCAGATGTGGTTGATGTGATGCAAACACCAGCGTTTCTGTGCCGCCAGACTAACTTTATTCGTAAAGTGTGTGAGCCAGGAATTCCAGTTAACATCAAAAAAGGTCAGTTCTTGTCGCCATGGGATATGAAAAACGTGGTTGATAAGGCGCGCGAAACCGGTAATCAGAACATTATGGTCTGCGAGCGCGGTGTTTCCTTTGGTTACAATAATTTAGTATCGGATATGCGGTCGCTATCGATTATGCGCGAAACGGGTTGTCCCATCGTTTATGACGCGACCCATTCTGCGCAGCTGCCGGGTGGCCAAGGTTCAACATCAGGTGGTTTGCGTGATGTGATTCCAGTATTGGCGCGAGCAGCAATTGCCGCTGGTGTTTCCGGTGTATTCATGGAATCACACCCGAATCCTGAAGTGGCTAAGTGCGATGGTCCTAACTCTTTCCCTATGTACCGCATCGAAGAAATGCTGCGTGTCATGAAGGAACTGGATGATGTGGTCAAAAAGGCCGGCTACATTGAGGACTCGATCCACGAGTTTGGTAAGGGCGACTTGCTCTAA
- a CDS encoding YaiI/YqxD family protein, producing the protein MKIWVDADACPVVIKDILFRAAERTKTPLTLVANQFIRTPPSPYLKAIQVSSGFDVADDEIVQRAEAGDLVITSDIPLAAEVIDKGCQALSPRGELFTKENIRGRLNMRDFMDTMRSSGIHTGGPPPLGQTDRMNFANHLDRVLAKK; encoded by the coding sequence ATGAAAATCTGGGTTGATGCAGATGCCTGCCCTGTAGTCATCAAAGACATCCTGTTTCGCGCAGCAGAGCGCACCAAGACACCCTTAACACTGGTTGCCAACCAGTTTATTCGCACGCCACCCTCGCCTTATCTTAAGGCGATTCAAGTCAGTTCCGGTTTTGATGTGGCTGATGATGAAATTGTGCAACGTGCTGAAGCAGGCGATCTGGTCATCACGTCGGATATTCCATTAGCAGCGGAAGTCATCGACAAAGGCTGCCAGGCGTTAAGTCCTCGCGGCGAGCTATTCACAAAGGAAAATATACGAGGGCGACTGAATATGCGCGACTTTATGGACACTATGCGCTCAAGTGGCATTCACACCGGAGGACCTCCTCCGCTCGGTCAAACTGATCGTATGAATTTTGCCAATCATCTGGATAGGGTATTAGCAAAGAAATAA
- the mazG gene encoding nucleoside triphosphate pyrophosphohydrolase, translating into MSDPQVLTSLPQTHRLMTIMQALRDPISGCPWDRKQTYETIVPYTLEEAYEVADAIERGDFEELHGELGDLLFQVIFYAQIGQEEGRFDFESIAEKVSNKLVSRHPHVFGDKDFSTDEELKKHWEQQKHRERQGKDESNTSLLDDLPKHFPALSLAQKMQKRVGRHGFDWPEVSGVIEKVEEEIAELKQAIANNDQQNIEEEIGDLLFSCVNLSRHLKVDAEAALRKSSRKFEGRFRKLEDYLAKQDLTVDSATLEQLDEGWRQIK; encoded by the coding sequence ATGAGTGATCCCCAAGTTTTAACTTCATTACCGCAGACCCACCGTTTAATGACCATTATGCAGGCTCTGCGTGATCCGATCTCAGGCTGCCCCTGGGATCGCAAGCAAACTTATGAAACCATTGTTCCCTACACGCTTGAAGAAGCCTACGAAGTAGCAGATGCCATTGAACGTGGTGACTTTGAGGAGCTTCATGGTGAATTGGGCGACTTGCTGTTTCAGGTCATCTTTTATGCCCAGATTGGACAAGAAGAGGGGCGCTTTGATTTTGAGTCGATTGCTGAAAAAGTGTCTAACAAGCTTGTTAGTCGTCACCCACACGTTTTTGGTGATAAAGACTTCTCAACCGATGAAGAATTAAAAAAGCACTGGGAACAACAGAAGCATCGTGAGCGCCAGGGAAAAGATGAGTCCAATACCAGTTTACTGGATGATCTCCCCAAACACTTTCCGGCTTTGTCACTGGCCCAGAAAATGCAAAAGCGTGTTGGTCGGCATGGTTTCGACTGGCCTGAAGTTAGTGGAGTGATTGAAAAAGTCGAAGAAGAAATAGCGGAACTCAAGCAAGCTATCGCCAATAATGACCAACAAAACATCGAAGAAGAGATTGGTGACCTGTTATTTTCCTGCGTGAACCTATCGCGCCACCTTAAAGTCGATGCCGAAGCCGCGCTACGCAAAAGCTCGCGTAAATTTGAAGGGCGCTTTAGAAAGCTCGAAGACTATTTGGCTAAGCAGGATTTAACTGTGGATAGCGCCACTCTGGAACAGCTGGACGAGGGGTGGCGACAGATAAAGTGA
- a CDS encoding CTP synthase — MTKYVFVTGGVVSSLGKGIAAASIAALLESRGLKVTMLKLDPYINVDPGTMSPFQHGEVFVTEDGAETDMDLGHYERFVRTRMHQRNNFTTGRVYSDVLKKERRGDYLGGTVQVIPHITDEIKHKIIEGAKGADIAMVEIGGTVGDIESLPFMEAIRQLRFEVGKENAMFVHLTLLPYIATAGELKTKPTQHSVKELRSIGIQPDMLICRSDRSIPASERGKIALFTNVKERAVISLQDVDSIYRIPAILLNQHVDDFICERFEIKAPEANLSEWEEVLYREANPKGEVNIAMVGKYMDLTEAYKSLTEALKHAGLHTRQSVKIHYIDSQDIEKKGTVLLKDMDAILIPGGFGERGVEGKIATAQYARENKIPYLGICLGMQVAVIEYARHKAGMENANSSEFNPESPHPVIGLITEWINRDGSKEERADDSDLGGTMRLGAQPADIKKGTKAFDIYQSEVINERHRHRYEVNNNLLPKLEEAGLVVSCTSTEKHLVEMVELKDHPWYVACQFHPEFTSTPRDGHPLFSAFVNAAKDCHEKKISG, encoded by the coding sequence ATGACCAAGTACGTATTTGTTACCGGTGGTGTTGTTTCTTCTTTGGGTAAGGGTATTGCGGCTGCTTCGATTGCTGCATTGTTGGAGTCGCGTGGTCTGAAAGTGACCATGTTGAAACTGGACCCTTATATTAACGTTGACCCCGGCACTATGAGCCCATTCCAGCACGGTGAAGTGTTTGTGACTGAAGATGGCGCCGAAACCGACATGGATTTAGGCCATTATGAGCGTTTTGTGCGTACTCGCATGCACCAGCGCAACAACTTTACGACTGGCCGCGTTTATTCCGACGTCTTGAAAAAAGAACGTCGCGGCGATTATCTGGGCGGTACCGTTCAAGTTATTCCTCATATCACTGACGAAATTAAGCATAAAATCATCGAAGGCGCCAAAGGTGCTGATATTGCGATGGTTGAGATCGGCGGTACTGTGGGTGACATCGAGTCATTGCCTTTTATGGAAGCGATTCGTCAGTTACGTTTTGAAGTGGGTAAGGAAAATGCCATGTTTGTGCATCTGACCTTATTGCCTTATATCGCCACCGCCGGTGAACTGAAAACCAAGCCAACTCAGCACTCAGTAAAAGAATTACGTTCGATTGGTATTCAACCAGATATGCTGATTTGTCGTTCTGATCGCTCCATTCCAGCCAGTGAGCGCGGTAAGATTGCCTTGTTCACAAACGTTAAAGAGCGCGCGGTAATTTCTCTGCAAGACGTCGACAGCATTTACCGCATCCCTGCGATTTTATTGAATCAGCATGTTGATGACTTCATATGTGAACGTTTTGAAATTAAAGCTCCAGAAGCCAATTTATCGGAATGGGAAGAAGTTCTATACCGCGAAGCCAACCCAAAAGGTGAGGTTAATATTGCCATGGTTGGTAAGTACATGGATCTGACCGAAGCCTACAAGTCCCTGACCGAAGCTTTAAAGCACGCTGGTTTGCATACTCGCCAATCAGTAAAAATTCATTATATTGACTCCCAGGATATTGAAAAGAAAGGCACTGTCTTGCTGAAAGACATGGATGCCATCTTGATTCCGGGCGGGTTCGGTGAGCGTGGTGTTGAAGGGAAAATTGCTACTGCACAGTATGCTCGTGAAAATAAAATTCCTTACCTAGGTATCTGCTTAGGTATGCAGGTGGCTGTAATTGAGTATGCACGCCATAAAGCGGGCATGGAAAATGCTAACAGCTCAGAGTTTAATCCTGAAAGCCCACATCCTGTCATTGGTTTAATTACTGAATGGATTAATCGCGATGGCTCTAAAGAAGAGCGAGCGGATGATTCAGATTTGGGCGGCACTATGCGTCTCGGCGCACAGCCAGCAGATATCAAGAAGGGAACTAAAGCCTTTGATATCTACCAAAGTGAAGTAATAAACGAGCGTCATCGCCACCGTTACGAAGTTAACAATAACTTACTGCCAAAGCTTGAAGAAGCTGGCCTTGTGGTATCATGTACCTCTACTGAAAAGCATTTGGTGGAGATGGTCGAACTGAAAGATCACCCTTGGTATGTGGCCTGTCAGTTCCACCCAGAATTCACTTCGACGCCTCGCGATGGACATCCTTTGTTCAGTGCATTCGTGAATGCGGCGAAAGATTGCCATGAGAAGAAGATCTCTGGTTAA
- the rlmD gene encoding 23S rRNA (uracil(1939)-C(5))-methyltransferase RlmD, producing the protein MARRRRRKPLPTEPVNATIHAFSHEGRGICSVEGKTVFVDNALKGEEVSFQYTEKRGKFDEGVAIEIYKASEDRVTPPCEHADICGGCSLQHMSNSAQIAHKQNVLVEQLDHFGGHSYKTDDYELVEPLQADVLGYRRKARLGVKFVPKKGGALVGFREKRSSFLATIDSCVVLDPRVGQLITPLKNMISELDSNDKTAQLEVAMGDDQVALVVRHLVPLTEKDQNLWIEFGKEHGLYIYLQPKGPDTVHLLYGPDTRDWLSYRLEDYDVEMLFHPMDFTQVNDSINSKMVKRAIEWLEPKADDRILDLFCGLGNFTIPLATQVQNVVGVEGSEAMVKRGQMNAKHNGLSNVEFYATNLQDDFTQEEWAQQGFNKILIDPPRSGALDVVQNITRFNPERIVYVSCNPATLARDAGELKEKGYKLVKAGVMDMFPHTSHTESIALFERG; encoded by the coding sequence ATGGCAAGAAGACGTCGTAGAAAGCCGTTACCGACCGAACCCGTCAATGCAACCATACATGCGTTCTCGCACGAAGGCCGCGGGATTTGTAGTGTAGAAGGCAAAACGGTTTTTGTAGACAATGCCCTTAAGGGCGAAGAAGTGTCTTTTCAATACACCGAAAAGCGGGGCAAATTTGACGAAGGCGTTGCCATTGAAATTTATAAAGCTTCAGAAGACCGCGTAACCCCACCTTGTGAACATGCTGATATCTGTGGCGGCTGCAGCCTGCAACACATGAGTAATTCGGCGCAAATAGCGCATAAGCAAAATGTATTGGTTGAGCAGTTAGATCATTTCGGTGGTCATTCCTACAAAACAGACGATTATGAGCTGGTTGAACCGCTTCAGGCAGACGTACTTGGCTATCGTCGTAAAGCACGCTTAGGCGTTAAATTTGTACCCAAGAAAGGTGGTGCACTAGTGGGCTTTCGTGAAAAACGTAGCAGCTTCTTAGCCACTATCGATTCCTGTGTGGTGCTCGACCCGCGTGTGGGTCAATTAATCACGCCACTGAAAAATATGATCAGTGAACTCGACAGCAATGACAAAACTGCACAGCTTGAAGTCGCCATGGGTGATGACCAGGTGGCATTGGTTGTTCGTCATCTGGTGCCATTAACCGAAAAAGATCAAAACCTCTGGATCGAATTCGGTAAAGAGCATGGCCTCTATATTTATCTGCAACCCAAAGGTCCAGATACGGTTCACCTATTGTATGGGCCAGACACTCGCGACTGGCTGTCCTATCGACTCGAAGACTATGATGTGGAAATGTTGTTCCACCCCATGGACTTCACTCAGGTTAACGACAGCATCAACTCGAAAATGGTTAAACGCGCTATCGAGTGGTTAGAGCCAAAAGCAGACGACCGAATTCTAGATTTGTTCTGTGGCCTGGGAAACTTCACCATCCCGTTAGCGACTCAAGTGCAAAACGTGGTTGGCGTTGAAGGCAGCGAAGCCATGGTCAAAAGAGGGCAAATGAACGCCAAACACAACGGCCTCAGTAACGTAGAGTTCTATGCCACCAACCTACAAGATGACTTCACCCAGGAAGAATGGGCGCAACAAGGCTTCAATAAAATCCTCATCGACCCACCAAGAAGTGGTGCATTAGATGTGGTGCAAAACATCACCCGCTTTAACCCAGAGCGAATCGTCTATGTATCCTGTAACCCAGCAACACTAGCGCGCGATGCCGGTGAGTTAAAAGAGAAGGGTTATAAGTTGGTGAAGGCAGGGGTTATGGATATGTTTCCGCATACATCCCATACAGAATCCATCGCCCTATTTGAAAGGGGCTAA